A portion of the Mesoplasma entomophilum genome contains these proteins:
- the rnpA gene encoding ribonuclease P protein component — MKNKKIIKKNFEFQEIISKQEFYRNSSFVIYYSKNDKGYFRYGISVGKKLGNAVTRNKIKRQIRMMIQDQIKTSPEFSYDIIVIARNRLMQNSFDQNQRELRKLIVRFFK, encoded by the coding sequence ATGAAAAATAAAAAAATTATAAAAAAGAATTTTGAATTTCAAGAAATAATAAGTAAACAAGAATTTTATAGAAATTCTTCGTTTGTTATTTATTACTCTAAAAATGATAAAGGATATTTTAGATATGGAATAAGTGTTGGCAAAAAATTAGGAAATGCTGTTACCAGAAATAAAATAAAGAGACAAATTAGAATGATGATTCAAGATCAAATTAAAACATCACCTGAATTTTCATACGATATTATTGTTATCGCAAGAAATAGATTGATGCAAAATTCTTTTGATCAAAATCAAAGAGAATTAAGAAAGTTAATCGTTAGATTTTTTAAATAG